One genomic window of Methanobacterium formicicum DSM 3637 includes the following:
- a CDS encoding formylmethanofuran--tetrahydromethanopterin N-formyltransferase — translation MTTGKGKGDLPGNAGKYPVRIGKIEDTYAEAFNGICCRVIVTADDDLTLQRAAYDATSTPGTVIGRVEGGVEGWLNEDQTPDHRKGAILQFWYNTTDIEKFQVELSYRIRQDILVKPFTSVFDASINPSGYIDTMKYVGHCGDGYEWEEEIYGRHMIVVPIAIPDFLIERKLGYTEGIMGANFWYYSRSKEAVLEGGRAALKAIESIEGVITPFDICSAASKPETNYPWIGPTTNHPYCPTLQNILGGESQVPEGVNYIPEIVLNGLNLESLKKAMKIGIEVLLDYDDVMGISAGNYDGKLGDHQIHLKELFP, via the coding sequence ATGACCACTGGAAAAGGGAAAGGAGATTTACCTGGAAATGCGGGAAAATATCCAGTAAGGATAGGTAAAATTGAAGATACATATGCCGAGGCCTTCAATGGTATCTGCTGCAGGGTTATTGTCACTGCCGATGATGATCTGACCCTCCAGAGAGCTGCCTACGATGCTACCAGCACCCCTGGAACCGTGATTGGTAGGGTGGAAGGAGGAGTTGAGGGATGGTTAAATGAAGATCAGACCCCGGACCATAGAAAAGGAGCAATACTCCAGTTCTGGTACAACACCACGGATATTGAAAAGTTTCAGGTGGAATTATCCTACCGTATAAGGCAGGACATCCTGGTAAAACCATTCACCTCTGTATTTGATGCATCTATAAACCCCTCGGGCTATATTGACACCATGAAATATGTTGGTCACTGTGGTGATGGATACGAGTGGGAAGAAGAAATATACGGTAGGCACATGATTGTGGTACCCATAGCCATACCCGACTTTCTCATTGAACGCAAGTTAGGGTACACCGAAGGAATTATGGGCGCGAACTTCTGGTACTACTCCCGGAGTAAAGAAGCAGTACTTGAGGGAGGTAGAGCTGCCCTGAAGGCAATTGAAAGTATTGAAGGTGTGATCACTCCTTTTGATATCTGTTCTGCAGCTTCAAAGCCTGAAACCAACTACCCCTGGATTGGGCCCACCACCAATCACCCTTATTGCCCAACATTGCAGAACATATTGGGAGGAGAATCCCAGGTGCCGGAGGGTGTTAATTACATTCCAGAAATAGTATTAAACGGTTTAAACCTTGAAAGTCTGAAAAAAGCCATGAAAATAGGAATCGAAGTCCTGCTGGATTATGATGACGTCATGGGGATATCCGCTGGTAATTACGATGGGAAACTGGGAGACCACCAGATACATTTGAAGGAGTTATTCCCTTAA
- a CDS encoding 4Fe-4S binding protein: protein MPTATDETGKSDKPKKIYKPLRDVEVEYNIDHHKCTICTERPCINACPVDAVSEDPTDKHIEIDDKCLGCVLCRNVCPYDAIHMETTLDEPRRENVPNINTKLCRQCGACVDACRMGAIHLVSTGTEEAHSVIDEDKCVRCGYCSRVCPTEAIKYGEILPRSVVGGKAIVVNQKKCIGCMTCTRVCPSRGAINVGKMNKLPYINPSYCARCEECMNVCPSTAIRYSSRKRAYEGYQKIKTMEIVSELMEKESEKLARETVKIDSILNKVTREVSYSHKEDEFTQDVTDLVTDQIKALVGGDLEIEDLKEIIHATNPHREIMVDEDTCIGCSACIKECPVECIELEMPSPVHIKEDCVYCGKCVGTCPFNSISLKEESFQVEDGRVLFKRRNITGPSSGEVLIDNDACQKCGVCVNKCPVDAMTLENDQVTVSEDKCILCGECQAICPTRAIKLDHTDKD from the coding sequence ATGCCCACAGCAACCGATGAAACTGGAAAATCGGATAAACCTAAAAAGATTTACAAACCACTTCGTGACGTGGAAGTGGAATACAACATTGATCATCATAAGTGCACCATATGCACTGAAAGGCCCTGTATTAATGCCTGTCCTGTGGATGCAGTTAGTGAAGATCCCACAGACAAACACATTGAAATTGATGATAAATGTTTAGGATGTGTTCTGTGTAGAAATGTCTGCCCCTACGATGCTATACATATGGAAACAACCCTCGATGAACCTCGTAGAGAAAATGTTCCCAACATAAACACCAAACTATGCAGGCAGTGCGGAGCATGCGTGGACGCCTGCCGAATGGGTGCCATTCACCTTGTTTCTACTGGCACAGAGGAAGCACACAGTGTAATTGATGAAGATAAATGTGTGCGTTGTGGCTACTGTTCCCGGGTTTGTCCCACTGAAGCCATAAAATACGGGGAGATCCTGCCCCGCTCAGTGGTAGGTGGAAAGGCCATTGTGGTAAACCAGAAAAAATGTATTGGCTGCATGACCTGTACCCGTGTATGTCCTTCCAGAGGCGCCATTAATGTTGGTAAAATGAATAAACTACCCTATATCAACCCATCTTACTGTGCACGATGTGAAGAATGTATGAATGTCTGCCCATCAACTGCAATACGTTATTCTTCCCGTAAAAGGGCATATGAAGGGTACCAGAAAATAAAAACCATGGAAATTGTTTCCGAGTTAATGGAAAAAGAAAGTGAAAAATTAGCCCGTGAAACAGTTAAAATAGATTCTATCCTGAATAAAGTCACCCGTGAAGTAAGTTATAGTCATAAAGAAGATGAATTCACCCAGGATGTCACTGACCTGGTAACTGACCAGATCAAAGCACTGGTTGGAGGAGATCTTGAAATTGAAGATCTTAAAGAAATAATACATGCCACCAACCCCCACCGGGAGATAATGGTGGATGAAGATACTTGTATTGGTTGTAGTGCCTGTATAAAAGAGTGTCCAGTGGAGTGTATAGAACTGGAAATGCCTTCACCAGTACATATTAAAGAGGACTGCGTTTACTGCGGTAAATGCGTTGGAACGTGCCCATTTAATTCTATTTCACTTAAAGAAGAATCTTTCCAGGTTGAAGACGGCCGTGTTCTATTTAAAAGGCGTAACATTACCGGCCCATCTTCAGGGGAAGTTCTCATTGACAACGATGCCTGTCAAAAATGTGGAGTCTGTGTCAACAAATGCCCGGTTGATGCCATGACCCTGGAAAATGATCAGGTCACAGTTAGTGAAGATAAATGTATTCTATGCGGAGAATGCCAGGCCATTTGCCCCACCAGAGCCATTAAACTGGATCATACAGATAAAGATTAG
- a CDS encoding 4Fe-4S binding protein, producing MSSVIWYIYEFARKSWAENFAVAKTNPEIVETPDRFRDFPQVFPENCIACGACTAACPAPQAIKLVRSEDTADEEGQTYPVINNRGCIRCGFCAEVCPTDPKTITCGENHLIREEFTILPSEIMYVIDDYLCIRCKKCMNSCPVYGAIYEENNKILIDKSVCISCGECLKNCPVKGAVKGIYVSNVQEQKKIINLIVNTLEEYIDGQRDKITPLKDTEVYKMDYPIKELVESARSIVKNDALILDTFHKITDRLNMRIVTWDEGKCKKCQLCVDECPSGAISYDKEENVIKRDTNKCLRCSTCYQTCPFGVAGFFVARFLLDPPSLEEGVIHITIKAAPLPVGAD from the coding sequence ATGTCATCGGTAATCTGGTATATTTACGAGTTCGCCCGAAAATCCTGGGCTGAAAATTTTGCAGTAGCCAAGACCAACCCTGAAATTGTGGAAACACCAGATCGTTTCCGGGATTTCCCCCAGGTCTTTCCAGAAAACTGCATAGCCTGCGGTGCATGCACTGCAGCATGTCCTGCCCCTCAAGCCATTAAACTCGTGAGGAGTGAGGACACTGCAGATGAGGAAGGGCAAACTTATCCCGTGATTAACAACCGTGGGTGTATACGCTGCGGATTCTGTGCGGAAGTCTGTCCCACTGACCCAAAAACAATTACCTGCGGAGAAAACCATCTCATCAGAGAAGAATTTACCATCCTTCCTTCTGAAATAATGTACGTAATCGATGATTACCTCTGCATTCGCTGCAAAAAATGTATGAATTCCTGCCCAGTCTACGGGGCCATTTACGAAGAGAACAACAAGATCCTCATTGATAAATCAGTGTGCATCAGTTGTGGAGAATGCTTGAAAAACTGCCCGGTGAAGGGTGCAGTTAAAGGTATTTACGTCTCCAATGTCCAGGAACAGAAGAAGATCATCAATTTAATTGTTAACACTTTAGAAGAATACATTGATGGTCAAAGAGATAAAATAACCCCTTTAAAAGATACCGAAGTTTATAAAATGGATTATCCCATCAAAGAACTGGTTGAAAGTGCCCGATCCATAGTAAAAAATGATGCCCTTATCCTGGACACATTCCATAAAATTACCGATCGATTGAATATGCGTATCGTTACCTGGGATGAAGGAAAATGTAAAAAATGCCAGTTATGTGTTGACGAATGCCCATCAGGTGCCATAAGTTACGATAAAGAGGAAAATGTGATTAAACGTGACACCAATAAGTGTCTGCGTTGCAGTACCTGTTACCAGACCTGTCCCTTTGGAGTGGCAGGATTCTTTGTAGCCAGGTTCTTGCTGGACCCACCATCCCTGGAAGAAGGTGTCATCCACATCACAATTAAGGCAGCACCGTTACCGGTAGGAGCTGATTAA
- a CDS encoding nickel-dependent hydrogenase large subunit, protein MILPIGPIHPALKEPVRLKLKTRGEKVISAEIDYGYVHRGIEKVMEGKTWQKGIFLSERVCGICSYIHTQTFAETFEKIAGERAPLRAQYLRVLTNELDRIQSHLLANSTYFKAVEHETLFMYMLYLREPVMDAIELLTGNRVNMGWNVVGGVKMDAKETHLNQIKEIITNLESEYDRYVSIYEEGPLLSLRCKDVGKMSRDDAITGRAVGPIGRASGLKHDLREDHHTYQDHFDWKVIWRKEGDNDARNMNRFDEVRESIKLIKQVIDNIPEGDVRKKINIPAGYAEWRNEAPRGEVTYMIETNGNLINNISIRTPSIMNIDVCARYMLNDVATVADAVATYASVDPCVACTERVVITDESGKKKEFDGLHTVKYLK, encoded by the coding sequence ATGATACTTCCAATCGGACCCATACACCCCGCACTTAAAGAACCAGTACGCCTCAAACTCAAAACAAGGGGAGAAAAGGTTATAAGTGCCGAAATTGATTACGGTTACGTTCATAGAGGAATAGAAAAGGTAATGGAAGGTAAAACCTGGCAGAAAGGAATATTTCTCTCAGAACGGGTTTGCGGAATCTGCTCCTACATTCACACCCAGACCTTTGCTGAAACCTTTGAAAAGATAGCAGGAGAACGTGCACCACTACGGGCCCAGTACCTGCGGGTTTTAACCAATGAACTGGACCGGATCCAGAGCCACCTTCTGGCCAACTCAACCTACTTCAAAGCTGTTGAACACGAAACCCTGTTCATGTACATGCTCTACCTAAGAGAACCAGTGATGGATGCCATAGAACTTTTAACCGGTAACCGGGTGAACATGGGCTGGAATGTAGTTGGTGGGGTTAAAATGGATGCCAAAGAAACCCACCTCAACCAGATAAAAGAGATCATCACCAACCTGGAATCAGAATACGATAGATACGTGTCAATATATGAGGAAGGGCCACTTTTAAGTCTCAGGTGTAAAGATGTGGGGAAAATGAGCCGTGATGATGCCATAACTGGTCGTGCAGTTGGACCCATTGGAAGGGCTTCAGGATTAAAACATGACCTCCGGGAAGATCATCACACCTACCAGGACCACTTTGACTGGAAGGTTATCTGGAGAAAAGAGGGGGATAACGATGCCCGAAACATGAACCGTTTTGATGAAGTTCGAGAGTCTATTAAACTCATCAAACAGGTTATTGACAATATTCCCGAGGGAGATGTGCGTAAAAAGATTAACATCCCCGCAGGATATGCAGAGTGGAGGAATGAAGCTCCACGTGGTGAAGTCACTTACATGATTGAAACCAATGGTAATCTTATAAACAATATCTCAATTAGAACTCCCAGTATCATGAACATCGATGTTTGTGCCCGGTACATGTTGAATGACGTGGCCACAGTGGCTGATGCAGTTGCCACCTATGCCAGTGTAGACCCCTGTGTTGCCTGCACTGAAAGAGTAGTGATCACAGATGAAAGTGGAAAAAAGAAGGAGTTTGATGGGCTTCACACTGTTAAATATCTCAAATAA
- a CDS encoding NADH-quinone oxidoreductase subunit B family protein, with product MLDALKDVVRKSSIHVCLINTGGCNGCDIEVVALLSPRYDLEQYGIYVHNNPREADVILVTGAVSEQWKKNLQRIYAKAPEPKVVVAIGNCPLTGDVFNQEGCKIYAPVSDFIPVDAEIPGCPPRPSEILAAILAVGPDAIAAKGRQKQ from the coding sequence ATGTTAGATGCCCTTAAAGATGTTGTAAGGAAAAGTTCAATTCACGTATGCCTTATTAACACTGGAGGATGTAACGGCTGTGACATCGAAGTGGTGGCACTCTTATCACCCCGCTACGATTTAGAACAGTACGGTATCTACGTCCACAATAACCCCAGGGAAGCAGATGTAATACTGGTAACCGGGGCCGTGTCAGAACAGTGGAAAAAGAACCTGCAAAGAATTTATGCTAAAGCCCCAGAACCCAAGGTAGTGGTGGCCATAGGAAACTGCCCCCTAACAGGGGATGTTTTTAACCAGGAAGGATGCAAAATATACGCCCCAGTATCCGATTTCATACCAGTGGATGCTGAAATACCCGGATGCCCACCCAGACCCTCTGAAATTTTAGCCGCCATTCTAGCAGTAGGCCCGGATGCCATAGCAGCCAAAGGGAGGCAAAAACAATGA
- a CDS encoding DUF1959 domain-containing protein — MSKEDTGKTGDISTMDEDDVLRIMKMRIVESYRWKLDIVEPISKELGISEDELEEILIRRLDMASLEALHPRYESSKHHCIKEKLHADLRLCWLSDAMNILSEEETEEIKNKITAEILTEGKSYQEALEDGRKDLLEYLMR, encoded by the coding sequence TTGAGCAAAGAGGATACAGGAAAAACTGGTGACATATCCACTATGGATGAGGATGATGTGCTGCGTATCATGAAGATGCGAATCGTTGAAAGTTACCGCTGGAAACTGGATATAGTTGAACCAATATCCAAGGAACTGGGAATTTCAGAAGATGAACTGGAAGAAATATTAATCCGACGGTTGGATATGGCCAGTTTAGAGGCATTACACCCGCGCTATGAATCATCAAAGCATCACTGTATAAAAGAAAAACTGCACGCTGATCTGAGATTATGCTGGTTATCCGATGCAATGAATATATTATCTGAAGAAGAAACTGAAGAAATTAAGAATAAAATTACTGCTGAAATATTAACTGAAGGTAAATCTTACCAGGAAGCCCTAGAAGACGGTAGGAAAGATTTACTGGAATATCTAATGAGATAA
- a CDS encoding DUF2104 domain-containing protein translates to MNETIYLLYILSFVLGSLLGLVASYRKYKAPYAIGKLDALAVVLAIIGWTLTLNSVLITFIPEYITITIGVFLLAMVLGMRPGYGRNETFIGIIVAGIIWIMRTVIL, encoded by the coding sequence ATGAATGAAACAATTTACCTACTTTACATACTTTCCTTTGTACTGGGATCCCTGCTGGGACTGGTTGCAAGTTATCGGAAATACAAAGCACCCTATGCCATTGGAAAGCTTGATGCCCTGGCCGTGGTACTGGCTATAATCGGCTGGACATTAACACTTAACAGCGTTTTAATAACATTCATACCAGAATACATAACCATAACCATTGGTGTGTTCCTCCTGGCAATGGTGCTGGGAATGAGACCCGGTTATGGGCGTAACGAGACATTTATCGGCATAATAGTTGCCGGAATCATTTGGATTATGAGGACGGTGATCCTTTGA
- a CDS encoding respiratory chain complex I subunit 1 family protein — MNLMANILLNVLIAFLVGSVLFGLQRKIMARIQMRPGPPIIQHLLHTLKFFIKESSFPQTAAMPFYIAITAMLCVIWVAAVIVGPVTEGSLLLIFAIYAIHKIVEHNAGSSSGSPYGKLSCVRAVFSAAAEVPLFAVIIIIYFKTGTMTISNIAAFQAVNGPLLYSIPLAAAMFFVLILSKAPYSPFAITKGKDIISGYETEHFGLLRGYLMMSESIAWYMLLWVFLTVFIGGLSPLWYLVGMVLMSAIVALINATTPILNPNHSIMMQVSFAIIGIIGSFALLLY, encoded by the coding sequence TTGAACTTAATGGCAAACATTCTGTTAAACGTTCTCATCGCATTTCTGGTGGGAAGTGTCCTTTTCGGACTGCAGAGGAAGATAATGGCCAGGATACAGATGAGGCCCGGACCACCCATCATCCAGCACCTCTTACACACCTTAAAATTCTTCATTAAAGAATCATCATTCCCCCAAACAGCGGCAATGCCTTTCTATATAGCCATAACAGCCATGTTATGTGTTATATGGGTGGCAGCAGTTATAGTAGGTCCGGTAACTGAAGGGTCACTTCTATTAATATTTGCCATCTACGCCATCCACAAGATCGTGGAACACAATGCAGGATCCTCATCAGGGTCCCCCTATGGTAAACTAAGCTGTGTTAGGGCAGTTTTCTCAGCAGCAGCCGAGGTACCACTGTTTGCAGTTATAATTATAATCTACTTTAAAACGGGTACCATGACTATAAGTAACATTGCTGCTTTCCAGGCAGTTAACGGCCCGTTATTATACAGCATACCCTTGGCAGCAGCCATGTTCTTCGTGTTGATATTATCAAAGGCACCTTACTCTCCCTTCGCCATAACTAAGGGTAAAGATATCATTTCAGGATACGAAACAGAGCACTTTGGACTGCTACGTGGTTACCTGATGATGTCAGAGTCAATAGCATGGTACATGCTTTTATGGGTGTTCTTAACAGTATTCATTGGTGGATTAAGTCCACTGTGGTACCTGGTGGGCATGGTCCTCATGTCTGCAATTGTGGCCCTTATAAATGCCACTACCCCTATCTTAAACCCCAATCATTCCATAATGATGCAGGTTTCCTTTGCAATAATTGGAATCATAGGTTCCTTTGCGCTACTACTATACTAA